Below is a window of Mucilaginibacter sp. PAMC 26640 DNA.
ATAACTGCTGCCGGGTTGATCTGCATAGTATTTACGTAGGTTCCTGCGGAAACCTGATACTTTAGTCCCATGTTACCACCTGAGTATGAAACGGCAGTCAGCGGAGCTTTATTATACACCATTGTACGCGTTATCGGGCTGCGCTTGCCGGCTTTGGTAACCACTATGGTTTGCAGCTCGCGGTACTGGTCTATCGGCACCTGGTAGGTGATCGGTTTGGTATAGGCAATTTCTGTTTCACGGGGTGTGTAGCCATCAATGGTATAATAAATGGTTGCGCCTTCCACCGGCGATTTCAAATTAACCGTTAATTGTGAAGCTATCATAGTTGTATCAGTCGCACCTATTGCAGTGGGCACATGGTACTCATATCCTATCTTGTCCAACCAGGCTAAATGGCCGGGCAGGCGGGTCTCGGCAAAATCTTTAAAGTTTTTATTTGCAACCGGCGACCATGCAATTTCCGACAAAGCAAGCATTCTTGGCAACAGCATAAATTCAACCTTTTTATCGGTAGTGATGTACTCCGTCCATAAATTGGCCTGCACACCCTTAATATGAGCCTGTTGCTCCGGCGTTAAAACTGCCGGTGTTGGATTGTAGTTGTAAATCTTGGTAAGCGGTTCATTGCCACCAATACTTAAGGGCTCCTGATTCAGTTTTCCCTGGCCATGATCAATGTACAGGCCCTGGCTGCCCGGGGTCATGATCACATCGTGATTTTGCTGTGCAGCAGCTATTCCACCCTCCTCGCCTCTCCAGCTCATAACGGTAGCATTTGGTGCTAAACCACCCTCCAATATCTCATCCCAACCAATGATGCTGCGGCCTTTGCTGTTAACAAACTTCTCCATCCGTTGTATAAAGTAGCTTTGCAAACCATGTTCATCCTTCAATTTCAGCTTTTTGATCAGGTCCTGGCAAAATTTAGAATTCTTCCATACCGTTTTTGGTGCCTCATCGCCGCCAATGTGAATGTATTTACTCGGAAACAGGTCGATCACCTCGGTTAAAACATCCTGTAAAAAGGCAAAGGTTTTTTCAGACGGGCAATAAATGTTATTGAAAACGCCCCAGGTTTCCGCCACTTTGTAATCCAGCTTTGGGTCGCAGCTTAATTCCGGGAAAGCAGCGAGTGCAGCTTGTGCGTGGCCCGGCATTTCAATCTCAGGAACGATAGTAATATATCGAGCGTCGGCATACTTGATCACGTCACGGATCTGATCCTGTGTGTAAAAGCCGCCGTGAGGGGTATTATCATATTGCTGCGGCGTGCGGTCGCGGTAGTTGCCAATAACCGTTTGCGCGCGGATGCTGGCCACCTGGGTAAGCCGCGGATATTTCTTAATCTCTATGCGCCAGCCCTGATCATCGGTTAAATGCCAGTGAAAAGTATTCAGCTTATAAACAGCCATGATATCAATATAGCGTTTTACCATTTCTACCGAAAAAAAGTGCCGGCTCACATCCAACATTACGCCACGGTAGCCAAAGCGTGGGTAATCCTCAATAACGGCACATGGCAGCTTAGCAGTGGCGTTGCGCTCCAATGGCATCATTTGCATGAGTGTTTGGATACCGTAAAACAATCCGGCCCCCTTTCCTACAACCGTAATCTGTTGTGGAGTTATGGTTAAACGATACCCTTCGGCTGGCAGGCCCTCGGTACCGTTTGCTGTTAAATAGATAGTATTTGAATTTACATTTGCATTACGTAAGCCAACCTGCTTGTTATAGGCCAGGTTTTCTGCGAGGTATTTAGAAAAGAAAAGCACTGCCTTGTTATTAGGCGTATCTGCCTGGATACGGGTTTCCTGGCTTAAAACAAATTCGCCAGCCGATTTTCTTACCGAAACCGGAGCGGGAATGATACCCAAATTGGGATCTGTGTTTTGGGCTTTTACAAATGTTGTTGCAGTAATCAGAACGGAAAAAAGCAGAGAAGGAATTCGTTTTAGCATAATAATAAATTAACCTGTTTATTAAGAGGTGGTGAATTTAATATTTTTTTGCAACTACCCTTATACTTTTTAAAATAGTGTAAAAAGAATTCCGTGGTTCAACTGTAAAGCCAAACAGAAAAAAAATTGAAAATAATGCGAACTTTAATTCAAAGCTGGATTTTCAGGGAAATTGGCTATATGTGCGTATCGCTGCCCCATACCAATTACTATCTCTTTCCAAAGATTTTGCTCCTGGTTGCTAAAAATAGCATCCGCTTCGAACTTGCCGGATACTATCCATGCATCCTCGCGCAGTTCATCATCCAATTGGCCGGGTGTCCACCCGCTGTAGCCAGTGAAAAATTTAACCTCATTTTCCGTGAGTTGGTAATTGGTGATTAACTCTTTTATCTGGTCGAAGTTCCCACCCCAGAAAATACCGTTCCAAATTTCTATACCACCCTCAATTTTTTCAGGGCAACGGTGAATATAATGCAAAGTATTGGCCGCCACCGGGCCGCCCATGTATACCGGAATCTCTGAATAGGAAACATCAGGCAGAATATCGCCAAGCAGATATTCAGTTTGATGATTGAGGATAAAACCCATAGCACCAGCCTCGGAGTATTCCGTTAATATGATGACCGACCGTTTAAAATTAGGATCGGGCATAAATGGTTCTGATATTAAAAGGCGACCTGCTGCCGCCGATATTTGACTAAGCATACGTTGGTAAATTTACCTTCTATAACGTGAATTGTAAAATTATGTTCAATATCATTTAAAATGGGCGGCTTTACAATATGTACGGTTTATTTAATTTGTAAGTTTGCAATAATGGATCAACAAGATATAGAAAATTTAAGGCAGGACTACAGCGCCGCTTCGTTAAATGAAACGGATGTAGATGCCAACCCGATGCGCCAATTTGATAAATGGTTTAACGAAGCCATTAATTCAAAGGTGCATGAACCAAATGCTATGACGCTGGCTACTTCTACCCATGACGGCCGCCCATCGGCCCGTATTGTATTATTAAAGGGATTTAGCGATGATGGCTTTAAATTTTATACTAACTACCTCAGCCGTAAAGGCAAAGAGATTAGTAGGAACCCACTGGGCGCACTGGTATTTTACTGGGGCGATATGGAAAGGCAGATCCGTATAGAAGGTACGATTGATAAGCTCGATCGTGATTATTCAGAAAAGTATTTTCACTCACGCCCCAAGGCAAGTCAGTTAGGTGCTGTTGCATCGCCACAAAGCCAGGAGATTACCGGTCGCGAGACTTTAGAGCAGAAGATGGCAGAACTGGAAGCAGAATATGCTGATAAGACGATACCGAAACCATCTTTTTGGGGTGGCTACGTTTTACGCCCGCGCCTTATTGAGTTTTGGCAGGGTCGCCGTAGTCGCTTACACGACCGGATCGTATACAAAAAAATAGATAACAAGACCTGGAAAATAGTTCGCCTGGCGCCATGAGTTTTGATGACATTAAATTATTGCTGACCGAAAAGTTTGGCGAAACGGTTGTAACCGGCGAAGAACGCACCGGTATGCAGCCCGCCCTGCTGATTGATCCTGATAAAATAGTGGCGGTTTGCCTTGAGCTACGCAATAACCTGCGTACTTACTTTGATTTTCTGAGCTGTTTAAGCGGTGTAGATTATGGTGTGGAGGACGGGCGATTCGGTGTAGTTTATCACCTTTCGTCTATTCCGTATAATTTGCAGCTGGTACTTAAAATAAGCAGATCCAACAGTCGGGATTTGGAAGATCTGCCTTCTTTCCCCAGCATTACATCGGTTTACCGGGCCGCCGATTGGCACGAGCGGGAAGCTTTTGATATGTACGGAATTTATTTTGAAGGCCACCCTGACATGCGCAGGCTTTTGATGCCGGATGATTGGGAAGGGTTTCCATTGCGTAAAGACTATCAGAATGCGGAGTATTATAAAGGAATAAAGATAGATTAATGAGCCCCGCTCCCCCTAAAGTGGGAGTAGAATTTGAAAGCTAAAAATTAAGCTTTCTGTCATTTCGAACAATGAGAAAAATCAAAAGCTAGGTTTAACGGCTATTTATAAAAATTGATTTGAATGGTAAGAAAATTTTTCCGTCATTCATTCGCTTAAAAAAATATAGTTATTGATTTGATATAAACAAAACGTGATAACTGCTACTTCAAAATATAACCTTGCTTTAGAAACCTATCAAAAAAAGATAGCGGACGCCGCCGTGGAAGACATGGTGCTCAATATGGGGCCGCAGCACCCTTCTACGCACGGCGTTTTAAGGCTGGAGCTGATTACTGATGGCGAAATCGTTAAAGAAGTGATCCCTCATATTGGTTATCTGCACCGGTGTTTTGAAAAACATGCTGAATCCCTTACTTACCAGCAAACTATCCCTTTTACTGACAGGATGGACTACCTGGCATCTATGAATAATAGCCATGCCTGGGTAATGGGAGTGGAAAAAATGCTGGGTATTGATCAGGACATTCCCAAACGTATTGAATACATCCGTGTGTTGGTTTGCGAACTCAACCGCATCGCTTCTCACTTAATTGCCATTGGTACCTATGGTATCGATATAGGGGCTTTCACGCCTTTCCTGTGGTGTTTTCGTGATAGGGAACATATTATGGGCATGCTGGAGTGGGCTTCGGGCTCTAGGATGCTTTACAATTATATTTGGGTGGGTGGCTTATTTTATGATCTGCCGGTTGGTTTTGAAGAGCGCTGCCGGGAGTTTGTTGATTATTTCAAACCGAAAATGGTAGAGCTTAACCGACTGCTTACAGATAATCAAATTTTCATTAGCAGGACGGCTAATGTAGGCGTGTTGCCACTGGATGTCGCGATCAATTATGGTTGCTCAGGCCCTGTTTTACGTGGATCCGGATTAAAATATGATCTGCGCCGGATAGATAACTACTCGGCTTATCCTGAACTGGATTTTGAGATACCGGTAGGTACAGGGTTAATGGGCAAAACCGGGGATTGCTGGGACCGCTATAAAGTGCGGGTTGATGAAATAGATGAGTCGCTAAAGATCATTGACCAGTGCCTTAACCGCTTGCAAAATGAATTGAAACGCACACCGGATTTCGACCCAAGAGCTAAACTCCCCCGGAAGCTCACTCCCAAAAAACAGGATTACTATGCCCGGGCCGAAGGCACTAAGGGCGAACTTGGCTTTTACTTTATTCATGATAACGAGCGCAGCGAAATCCCTTTCCGCGTAAAATCCCGTGGGCCCAGCTTCTGTAATCTAAGCGTACTGGAAGAATTAGGCAAAGGCGTAATGATTGCCGATCTCGTTGCCACCATCGGCTCGCTGGATTTCGTATTGGGCGAAGTGGACAGGTAGGGATAAAGTTTTGCGGTTGCCGTAGATTAGCAACCTAACTTCAATTTTATCATCCTTCGTGTTATTAAAAATTCTGCATCAATTTTACACTTTACCAGATGAGAATAATCAATCAAAAGCCAACAAGTTAAAATGGCGGACATAAATTAAAAAAGGCCCTCCTTGTTAGGAGAGCCCTATATTAACATCTTCAGCCAAGTTAACTATTTAAAATCCTCATTACCCAAACTCCCGTTAACGGTAAAGTCGGTTACTTTGAATTCGGTCAACGTTCCGCCTATGTAAGTTTTCTCACTGTAAGGAATTTTGATTCCGGTGGCTATGCTACGGTAATCGCCATACATAGAAGGCGTGCTGCCCTCCACATCAGTCACTCTTTTTATTTTAAAGCCGGTCTTAGGATCGTAATAATGTTTAACTTTTACGCCACCTGGGGTAGTGATGGTTACCAGGTAGGTAAGCATTCCGTTCACAACCTGCATATTCGGATCCAATTCCAGCTTGAAACCGGCTTTGCTGTAGTCCAGTTCGGGGAAAAGCTTATACCGGTTTAAAACACGTGGCTTCTCCTCGCTTTTTAAAGTCACTTCGGCATTGTATTGCTTCATGCGGATGCTGTCACCATTAGCAACAATATTTGAAAGTACAAAGTTGTTGTACGATGGCGCAACAATGTTCTGGTAAAACTTGTCAGGAGATTTATATTTCACAACCAGGTTTACCCCTACGCCCTGGAAGCTGGCCTCCGATTTAATGGTAAGGTCTTTTATATCTTTCAAGTTTGCCTCGCCTCCTATGGCTTTGATATAAGCATTGATCACCTCCGTTGCCGTTACACCTTTACCGACCGCTTGCCCGCTGAGCGAATTATTATCCGGGTTAATATCCGGCAAAACATGATCCGG
It encodes the following:
- a CDS encoding beta-N-acetylhexosaminidase, coding for MLKRIPSLLFSVLITATTFVKAQNTDPNLGIIPAPVSVRKSAGEFVLSQETRIQADTPNNKAVLFFSKYLAENLAYNKQVGLRNANVNSNTIYLTANGTEGLPAEGYRLTITPQQITVVGKGAGLFYGIQTLMQMMPLERNATAKLPCAVIEDYPRFGYRGVMLDVSRHFFSVEMVKRYIDIMAVYKLNTFHWHLTDDQGWRIEIKKYPRLTQVASIRAQTVIGNYRDRTPQQYDNTPHGGFYTQDQIRDVIKYADARYITIVPEIEMPGHAQAALAAFPELSCDPKLDYKVAETWGVFNNIYCPSEKTFAFLQDVLTEVIDLFPSKYIHIGGDEAPKTVWKNSKFCQDLIKKLKLKDEHGLQSYFIQRMEKFVNSKGRSIIGWDEILEGGLAPNATVMSWRGEEGGIAAAQQNHDVIMTPGSQGLYIDHGQGKLNQEPLSIGGNEPLTKIYNYNPTPAVLTPEQQAHIKGVQANLWTEYITTDKKVEFMLLPRMLALSEIAWSPVANKNFKDFAETRLPGHLAWLDKIGYEYHVPTAIGATDTTMIASQLTVNLKSPVEGATIYYTIDGYTPRETEIAYTKPITYQVPIDQYRELQTIVVTKAGKRSPITRTMVYNKAPLTAVSYSGGNMGLKYQVSAGTYVNTMQINPAAVIDTGIAKSFTTANSAFKKSFGKYGVVYNGFIKIDTDGNYGFSTQSTNGSVLYIDDLPIVDNDGRKGLFEQYGAIPLLKGFHKISIKYVDANQANSALRVYMTIPGKPKGEISPDMLYY
- a CDS encoding pyridoxamine 5'-phosphate oxidase produces the protein MDQQDIENLRQDYSAASLNETDVDANPMRQFDKWFNEAINSKVHEPNAMTLATSTHDGRPSARIVLLKGFSDDGFKFYTNYLSRKGKEISRNPLGALVFYWGDMERQIRIEGTIDKLDRDYSEKYFHSRPKASQLGAVASPQSQEITGRETLEQKMAELEAEYADKTIPKPSFWGGYVLRPRLIEFWQGRRSRLHDRIVYKKIDNKTWKIVRLAP
- a CDS encoding NADH dehydrogenase; this translates as MSFDDIKLLLTEKFGETVVTGEERTGMQPALLIDPDKIVAVCLELRNNLRTYFDFLSCLSGVDYGVEDGRFGVVYHLSSIPYNLQLVLKISRSNSRDLEDLPSFPSITSVYRAADWHEREAFDMYGIYFEGHPDMRRLLMPDDWEGFPLRKDYQNAEYYKGIKID
- a CDS encoding NADH dehydrogenase (Catalyzes the transfer of electrons from NADH to quinone); this encodes MTATSKYNLALETYQKKIADAAVEDMVLNMGPQHPSTHGVLRLELITDGEIVKEVIPHIGYLHRCFEKHAESLTYQQTIPFTDRMDYLASMNNSHAWVMGVEKMLGIDQDIPKRIEYIRVLVCELNRIASHLIAIGTYGIDIGAFTPFLWCFRDREHIMGMLEWASGSRMLYNYIWVGGLFYDLPVGFEERCREFVDYFKPKMVELNRLLTDNQIFISRTANVGVLPLDVAINYGCSGPVLRGSGLKYDLRRIDNYSAYPELDFEIPVGTGLMGKTGDCWDRYKVRVDEIDESLKIIDQCLNRLQNELKRTPDFDPRAKLPRKLTPKKQDYYARAEGTKGELGFYFIHDNERSEIPFRVKSRGPSFCNLSVLEELGKGVMIADLVATIGSLDFVLGEVDR